In Trichoderma atroviride chromosome 2, complete sequence, one DNA window encodes the following:
- a CDS encoding uncharacterized protein (EggNog:ENOG41): MQPSGANKGFFQPPPILPNQFYDDVSFRRCFNLFLPFSVITEVEAEVAALGRDVLSDEVFGWITDAERNKPYIKGSGRDAFGRLQGELVTGEGWRELQKFGLSRGFVATGYDTPYGAFSRPLQYLRLHLWEASSANVTCPSAMQDGAAALLRRHLASRRLSETERIVFDDAYRRLISRDPSVAWTSGQWMTERTGGSDVSQTETIALYQPEDAEGALASKEGKIPLGPWSVHGFKWFSSATDSNMTILLARTSKDSLSTFLAPMRRHDSKAKTMTGHPKSDGTRLNGVWIQRLKNKLGTQSLPTAELVLEDMRGWMIGEEGRGINEISTILTITRIHNAVTACGYVGRGLGIARAYARRREVGAGRGARMKLTESTLHMRTLANLTAEYHGLMLMSNYCGYMLGLSEHEATPPTSALAALTPPAQYIDPLLRIIVPLAKAYVCKAAVPLLYSCMESLGGVGYLVNEEQEYLNVARLYRDCCVLPIWEGTTDVLCTDMIRALKHPKTGKQSLNALEAFIKSSSSFNEEDIAKRYGWDPVGKWAALRAYIDERDQAALVGEGREILWDVAEIIISLLLFVDAATDQNDAVKEIFRRFIDDKFSKEKRMRDTPAEELEKDLAIVYGVEEAEAVAREIVPKL; this comes from the exons ATGCAGCCCTCAGGGGCAAACAAGGGGTTTTTCCAGCCGCCCCCAATTCTACCCAACCAGTTTTATGACGATGTTTCCTTTCGCAGATGCTTCAATT TGTTTCTTCCATTTAGCGTAATTACCGAAGTTGAGGCTGAAGTTGCCGCCTTGGGCAGGGATGTCCTCTCGGATGAGGTGTTTGGCTGGATCACTGATGCCGAGCGCAACAAGCCCTACATCAAAGGCAGCGGCCGAGATGCCTTTGGCAGACTGCAGGGCGAGCTTGTGACTGGCGAAGGATGGCGCGAGCTGCAAAAGTTTGGCCTGTCCAGAGG CTTCGTTGCCACCGGCTATGATACCCCTTATGGCGCCTTTTCTCGCCCTCTGCAGTATCTGCGCCTGCATCTCTGGGAAGCGTCGTCTGCAAACGTGACTTGCCCCTCGGCGATGCAGGACggtgccgctgctcttctgAGGAGGCATCTGGCGTCTCGACGTCTCAGCGAGACGGAGCGCATTGTTTTCGACGACGCCTACCGCCGTCTCATCTCACGCGACCCAAGCGTTGCCTGGACCAGCGGGCAATGGATGACGGAGCGTACTGGCGGCAGCGATGTATCTCAAACTGAGACCATTGCTCTGTACCAGCCCGAAGATGCCGAGGGTGCCCTTGCTTCTAAAGAAGGCAAAATTCCCCTCGGGCCGTGGAGCGTTCATGGCTTCAAGTGGTTCTCATCCGCAACAGACTCCAACATGACCATCCTGCTGGCCCGGACTTCCAAAGACAGTCTCAGCACCTTTTTGGCACCCATGCGGCGCCACGATTCCAAGGCCAAAACAATGACTGGCCATCCCAAGTCTGATGGAACTCGGCTCAACGGCGTCTGGATCCAGCGACTCAAGAACAAGCTTGGGACACAATCACTCCCCACCGCCGAGCTCGTGTTGGAAGACATGCGCGGCTGGATgattggcgaagaaggcagGGGCATCAACGAGATTAGCACAATCCTAACCATCACTCGAATCCACAACGCCGTGACGGCCTGTGGATATGTCGGCCGTGGGCTGGGCATTGCAAGGGCATATGCGCGCCGGCGAGAAGTCGGAGCTGGCCGCGGTGCTCGGATGAAGCTGACCGAGAGCACGCTGCACATGCGCACCCTGGCCAACTTGACGGCCGAGTATCACGGGTTGATGCTCATGAGCAACTACTGCGGCTACATGCTTGGCCTTTCTGAGCACGAagcaacgccgccaacaTCTGCTCTCGCGGCTCTCACGCCTCCGGCCCAGTATATCGATCCGCTCCTTCGCATCATCGTGCCCCTTGCCAAGGCCTATGTATGCAAGGCCGCCGTCCCGCTGCTCTACTCTTGCATGGAATCGCTCGGTGGCGTAGGCTACCTCGTcaatgaagagcaggaaTACCTCAACGTGGCTCGACTCTACCGCGACTGCTGCGTCCTGCCCATCTGGGAGGGCACAACCGATGTCCTGTGTACGGATATGATTCGCGCGCTGAAGCACCCCAAAACAGGAAAGCAATCACTCAATGCACTGGAAGCTTTCATCAAGTCGTCTTCCTCGTTCAACGAGGAAGACATTGCCAAGCGCTATGGATGGGACCCCGTAGGGAAGTGGGCTGCTCTGCGAGCATACATCGATGAGAGAGACCAGGCTGCTTTGGTCGGCGAGGGCAGAGAGATTCTATGGGACGTGGCGGAGATTATCAtctctttgctgctttttGTTGATGCCGCTACTGACCAGAACGACGCTGTCAAGGAAATTTTCCGCCGCTTCATCGATGACAAGTTTTCAAAGGAGAAGCGCATGAGAGACACTCCGGCGGAGGAACTGGAGAAGGATCTGGCCATTGTGTATGGCGTCGAGGAGGCGGAAGCTGTGGCTAGAGAGATTGTTCCGAAGTTGTAG
- a CDS encoding uncharacterized protein (EggNog:ENOG41~SECRETED:SignalP(1-26)) produces MMRIAVAGGRGFGFLLATELAQAANAYNVVVLSRSARPEFDQFDVQVHVVDYHDHNSLGFALQGVDLVISTISGTEQLNLIDASGRGRVRMFVPSEFEGSLGRRPSRNDALDRGSSQALALLNQWSESSRMKYTIFSCGLFMERFHPCGIINTFGIGHGSGVGGPGEFLVNSGTATAEYPEQDSKGHSVRVCLTSVYDVVRYIVAAVDLGPSHWPREYTMFGDRMKVRDLITTYSTACNG; encoded by the exons ATGATGCGGATTGCAGTCGCCGGCGGAAGGGGCTTCGGGTTTCTGCTGGCGACAGAATTGGCACAGGCGGCGAATGCGTACAACGTTGTTGTTCTATCAAGATCT GCAAGGCCCGAATTCGACCAGTTCGACGTCCAAGTTCATGTCGTAGACTACCACGACCACAACAGCCTGGGTTTCGCGCTCCAAGGGGTCGATCTGGTCATATCAACGATATCCGGCACCGAACAGCTGAATCTCATCGACGCTTCCGGGCGCGGGCGCGTCCGCATGTTTGTCCCCTCAGAATTCGAAGGGTCCCTTGGCCGACGGCCCTCACGGAATGATGCCCTAGATCGCGGGTCCTCGCAAGCGCTTGCTCTGCTAAACCAGTGGTCTGAATCGTCACGAATGAAATATACCATTTTTTCATGCGGCCTCTTTATGGAGCGATTTCATCCTTGCGGCATTATCAATACCTTTGGCATTGGTCACGGCTCTGGCGTGGGCGGTCCTGGGGAATTTCTCGTCAATTCTGGCACAGCCACGGCCGAGTATCCGGAACAGGATTCCAAAGGGCATTCAGTGCGCGTCTGCCTCACATCGGTGTACGACGTGGTTCGATACATCGTGGCAGCTGTCGACCTGGGGCCCTCGCACTGGCCCCGAGAGTATACCATGTTCGGGGACCGGATGAAAGTCCGAGACCTCATCACCACATACAGCACCGCTTGCAATGGTTAG
- a CDS encoding uncharacterized protein (EggNog:ENOG41~SECRETED:SignalP(1-17)), translating into MLSSKLFLLLFSSLTSALVIPRDYDVPAGYCCFTLTDPSTSQVIQQNKEYGFLYLDASQPKGWYCFNSAKSQPILWDDFNNACIIDWDGHFQCLDPTPGDDVWTLGHGGSSSDLLLLHNGSPTYQACPNQSGGEFISSGGSETGCRNIQLEATGLQGTCSGYTA; encoded by the coding sequence ATGCTTTCCTCAAAGCtattcctcctcctcttttcctcacTCACGTCCGCTCTCGTCATCCCCAGAGACTACGACGTCCCAGCCGGCTACTGCTGCTTCACCCTCACCGACCCTTCCACGAGCCAGGTCATCCAGCAGAACAAAGAATACGGCTTCCTCTACTTggacgccagccagccaaaggGGTGGTACTGCTTCAACTCGGCCAAGTCACAGCCCATCCTTTGGGATGATTTCAACAATGCTTGCATCATTGACTGGGATGGACACTTTCAATGCCTTGATCCCACCCCTGGCGATGACGTGTGGACGTTGGGTCACGGcggtagcagcagcgatCTTTTGCTACTTCACAACGGCTCTCCGACGTACCAGGCGTGTCCGAACCAGTCTGGGGGTGAATTCATCTCCTCTGGTGGATCTGAAACTGGATGCAGGAATATTCAGTTGGAAGCAACAGGCCTTCAGGGAACATGCTCAGGTTATACTGCTTAG